AATATTATATGATTCAGAAACCTTTATGATTTTAGTAAGAGTATCCAAATATTCTTTATCTTCTAGCTCATCTGGGATCCCCATAGATGTTGTAAGATCATTTGGTCCAACAAAAACACCATCAATAGGACCTTTAGAAATCAAGCTATCAAGATTATTTACCGCTGCAATACTTTCAATACCAACGATCATTATTCTGTGCCCATTTCTTTTATGAAGATAATCTTTTGTCTTTTGAGAGGGAAATTTTTCTGAGTTAAGCACATCCTCAAAAGCCTTTCCTTTCAATGGATGCAGCTGAACTTTCCAAGCACATCTTTGAATCATTTCTGGATCTTCACAATAAGGTACTAATACTCCGTCAGCTCTAGAGTCCAGAGCTATTGCTACAAGAGTAGGATCTGGGTCTGCAACTCTGACAATTACAGTCAATCCAATGCCCTGACCTATGGCTACCATTCTAGCTACCTCGCCTCTTGAGTATGAACCATGTTCAGCATCTACTATAATGTAATCCAAAGCTTTTGAAGAAAAAGATGCTGCCCACCTACTTCCTTCTACAAAATTAATCATTGTTCCAAAGACCT
The genomic region above belongs to Dehalococcoidia bacterium and contains:
- a CDS encoding aldolase/citrate lyase family protein; this translates as MKPEEIKKTLQSGGKVFGTMINFVEGSRWAASFSSKALDYIIVDAEHGSYSRGEVARMVAIGQGIGLTVIVRVADPDPTLVAIALDSRADGVLVPYCEDPEMIQRCAWKVQLHPLKGKAFEDVLNSEKFPSQKTKDYLHKRNGHRIMIVGIESIAAVNNLDSLISKGPIDGVFVGPNDLTTSMGIPDELEDKEYLDTLTKIIKVSESYNIPVMVHGFTEERTKKTIDLGARFVLHSSDGGMITQSIDREFNAIRDEKIESTESEAI